AAGGAACCAGTAGCCAGTAACCTTAATATTTTCACGCCAATCACGGGGCTTCGGAAAGACTGATGGGCTTATACCGTATAGAACCAGCATCTCCTTATTTCGCCTGCTTTGAAAAGAAGCGATACCAAGGGGAGGTAAACCAAAATATTTACTGCGCAGTTCATTTATAATAGGCCTATAGGATAACGAGGTTATGACATCATATATCGTCCATGAAAAAAGATTTAACATTCCACCGAGGTTCCCTTGAGTGGGTGATAAAAAACTGGGTATTTGCTTTGTGGGATGCGTTGGCGCTAGATAGGCGGCAACAGCTGGTACGTTGAGCTTTTCTGAAACATGGAGAGCAAAAAACGTGCTGAATGGAGAATAAACAATAAGATCAGACGGATTGCAAGCATCCAAACAGTCAAGGCCTGTTTGAATAAAGCTTGGTCTTACCATACGGATAAAGTTTATCCACGATCTTAATGGACTAGCCCCATTTTTAAGTGCCTCTTGTCCAGCTCGGCTTTCTAACGTTTTCTTAGGATCCGCTTTTATCAAAAAAAAGCCCAGCCCATGACTTTGGACAAAGCCCTCAAATATTGCGTGTGTGGCCACTGTTACGTCATGTCCCTTTGACTTTAACCCTAAGCCTAGAGCAACAAGTGGTTGAACGTCACCTCGTGATCCAATCGCAAGTATCGTGATTTTCATGAATATATTTCCAGTCGGCTAGAATCGAAGAGGCAAATTACCTGATATAACCATTTTCTTTAAACCACTCTACAGTTTTTTCTATCGTCTTCTCAATTGAGGTTTGTGGGAATCCGAGCTCACGTATTGATTTGGAACTGTCGAAATACCATTTTAGACTCGTAGCCTTTACAGAATCTGTATCAAGTAAAACAAAGCTCGAAAACGGTAATCGGAGCAATCGTTCAGTTAAATAGCCGCCTGCTAGGGCTACAATATAAGGAATCTTTATTTTAGGACTGCTAATCCCTGTTACCTTTTCGAGAAGTGAAAAAAGCTCTTTAATGCTATAGTCCTTGTTAGCCAATACATAACGCTCGCCTGGCCTTCCGTTCTCTGCGGCTAACAAATGGCCTTCTGCGACATCCTCAACACCAACCAAATTTACACCGCCATCTATATACCCCGGGTATCTCCTTTTACAGTACATTACAATAAAGCCACATGAAGCAAGATATATATCTCCTGGTCCCACAACTACCGATGGATTGACAACCACAAGAGGCAAACCCTTTTTATGAATTCTAAGGGCTTCATTTTCAGCTTTATGTTTGGTATTTATATATTGAATTCCTAAATGCTCGAGCGTAAAGGGAGTCTCCTCATTTGCGACCCCTCCGTTAGAGTCAACTCCAATAGCCGCAATACTGCTGGTGTAAACCGCTCTTTCCACTCCTTCATCCAATGCCGCTGAAAGTACATTTATCGTCCCATTAACATTAATATCATACATCCTCTTGTAATGTGCCTTCTTAGATGAAACTAACCCAGCCACATGGTATAAGGTATCGCACCCTTTAATGGCCACTCTTAAAGATTCACGATCGAGAACATCTCCATAAACCCTTTCGACATCAAGACCATCAATGTTTGATGTCTTACTTGTTTTTCTTATGAGGACCCTGACTGCTTCGCCCCTTTCGACGAGCTTTCTTGCTACATGAGAACCTATAAATCCTGTAGCTCCTGTCACAAGTGTGGGCATAGAATACCGTATTAGAATAAAGAATTAAGATTTAATAGTAGAAAGTCAATTCTGACTTCTTTTCAAAAGTTTAATAAGTGTTTATCAATTATAACTTGAGGAATGCAGTCATTCATTAATTTCTTTGTTTTTTCCCCACAACCCCTTACCCTCTTCCTTCGCTTCACTCTCCAAATTTGAAAAGTATTTTTCGTATCGTAGATTAGGGGACTCGCCACTATATTCGGCATAACCTTGCTCGATAAGTAAAGAATTGAGCATCTGTCCCCCGGGCAAATAAACATAAGCAAGAAGATTTACTCCATCACTCGTGAGTTGATCGGGTTCGAGCCTGACTGGTAAACCCCTATATAACTCGGACCTGGTAAAGCTACCTGCTCTTTCTTTGAAAGATGCTGGAATTTGAACGCCAATTAATTTAATCCTCTCAATTTGAATGTTTGGAAGTTGGCAATCAAATTTATCCCCATCTATAACGTTCGTTACATTGCACTGGACGTAGTTCGGAAAGACCAAAGGGAACTTTCTTTTAACCTCTTCGTATCCACTGCAACTAACTAATATTAGAACGAAGCCAGCTGAAAAGGCAATGAAAGCATGCATATGACATAAAGGATTTATTTACAGAATTGTTCTTCTAAAAAACCCATTATTCAGCCTTCTTTACAGTATAAAACTTATACGACTTGACATCTCTTCCATCAGCGGTCTTTCTCACAGTACCAACAGTCACACCCATCTCATTTCCAATCTTGAGGTCGTCGAAATTATCTGTTTCAACCTGCGCCATGACCCTCACCTTTTCAGGAAAATCTACAAGGGCAAGCGCGTATGGTACTGGGAATTCGGGCATGCTCCTCCTAACAATCGTGTAAGAATGAAGAGTACCTGTTGGGCTTAAAAATCTTTCTTCCACATCCTCAGAGAAGCTTTTTGGATCTACCAGATATTTAGGGAAAGTATAGCTGTCGGACTCTTTATAGTACCCAGCCACAAGTCTAACCCTTCCAGCACTGTCAGTAGCAAATAGCTCCGGAAGCAACACTTCGTCATTTTCCTTGATTTCGCCCATTCGCGAATACCTCCATCATCAATGTTCAAAATATTTTCTTGTCTATGGAATCCAGTATTGCAATATTTTACAAGTAAATTTACTTAAATCAAAAACATTATTATTTAGAATTACGTTACCTACTATATTCACTCATTAAAAGAATTGGCCTTGAGTCCTTAAATATTTTTTTCCCTCCTTAACACCAAATGCAAGCAGAAAAAATAGGGATGCAACAACCGTCATTGAAGCTCCGGTCGGAATAGAAAGTATAAATGAGAAAAAATAACCCAAGAGTGCTGAAAGAATGCCAATGATAACTGCGAATATAAAAACCATATTTAGCTTTTCAGTTAAAAAGAGGGCAGCAAGGGGCGGCAGAGCAATTAGTCCAAATACAGGTAGTGCACCAAGGGCCCGTGTGGTCACCGCAATTATAAGACCAACTGTCAACAACAAAATAGTATTAAGTAATCTAACAGGATATTTGTATATGAGCGCCGTTTCCTGATCAAAAGAAACAAAAATGAAATCTTTATAGAAGACCAAATGAACAATAATGGTTAATATGGCAACCGAAGGTATGACATAAACATCCGTCGGATCGACAACAACAGCACTGCCAAATAGAATATCTGCTATATCATGGGCTCCCTTTGTTATGCGGTCACCGAGTATCACCACAAGTCCCGAAGCAATCAAGAAACCAAATCCTATAATCCCCTCTTGGCTTATTGGGAAAAAATCCCTTTTTAATGCAAAAAACAGGGCAGCCAATCCAGTGAAAATCAATGACATCGTAAATGGATCTATCAAATGACCAAATATGCTTAAAACTGCAAATCCTTGAAGATAAAAGGCAAGAGCCACACTGAAACTTGAAACCTGAGTTAACGCGGCACTAACAAAAATGATCCTTCTGAGTACAACGTAAACTCCGAGAAACCCACAAATCGCCCCCGAAACAGCACCTACTATCATAGGGTCCCGCCAAAGAAAGTAACTGTTTACAAATTCAGTAATTGACGCCATTTCTCAATCTTTACCCGTTGACTAGCCTTGCATAAGCTATATTTAAATATTCAGAATCATCAAACACTTTAATTAATCAAGAAATAATTTCCTTCAATTGCATCCGGCACGGGCTCTTTATTATTTATTTCATATTGAATCCCGGGTAAGCATCAAAATACGTCAATCAAATTAATTGCCTTAACCTATCAGGGATCTGGTCAAGAGTTATGTCTATTCCAAATATCTCCCTTATAATCTCATTGCTTAGAACGTCGCCTTTAATCCCTGCTTTGAAGATACCGTTATCTTTATCGATTACCATCACATGGTCTGCAAACCTCGATACGGTATTTAAGAAATGACTTAC
This portion of the Thermodesulfobacteriota bacterium genome encodes:
- a CDS encoding glycosyltransferase; the encoded protein is MKITILAIGSRGDVQPLVALGLGLKSKGHDVTVATHAIFEGFVQSHGLGFFLIKADPKKTLESRAGQEALKNGASPLRSWINFIRMVRPSFIQTGLDCLDACNPSDLIVYSPFSTFFALHVSEKLNVPAVAAYLAPTHPTKQIPSFLSPTQGNLGGMLNLFSWTIYDVITSLSYRPIINELRSKYFGLPPLGIASFQSRRNKEMLVLYGISPSVFPKPRDWRENIKVTGYWFLENESGWSPPAELLEFLSGGTPPVYIGFGSMTAHDPKSLTETVLKALELSNQRGVLLNGWGCLGGVGLPDSVIEIDSAPHSWLFPRM
- a CDS encoding metal ABC transporter permease, which translates into the protein MIVGAVSGAICGFLGVYVVLRRIIFVSAALTQVSSFSVALAFYLQGFAVLSIFGHLIDPFTMSLIFTGLAALFFALKRDFFPISQEGIIGFGFLIASGLVVILGDRITKGAHDIADILFGSAVVVDPTDVYVIPSVAILTIIVHLVFYKDFIFVSFDQETALIYKYPVRLLNTILLLTVGLIIAVTTRALGALPVFGLIALPPLAALFLTEKLNMVFIFAVIIGILSALLGYFFSFILSIPTGASMTVVASLFFLLAFGVKEGKKYLRTQGQFF
- a CDS encoding thermonuclease family protein — its product is MHAFIAFSAGFVLILVSCSGYEEVKRKFPLVFPNYVQCNVTNVIDGDKFDCQLPNIQIERIKLIGVQIPASFKERAGSFTRSELYRGLPVRLEPDQLTSDGVNLLAYVYLPGGQMLNSLLIEQGYAEYSGESPNLRYEKYFSNLESEAKEEGKGLWGKNKEINE
- a CDS encoding SDR family NAD(P)-dependent oxidoreductase, translating into MPTLVTGATGFIGSHVARKLVERGEAVRVLIRKTSKTSNIDGLDVERVYGDVLDRESLRVAIKGCDTLYHVAGLVSSKKAHYKRMYDINVNGTINVLSAALDEGVERAVYTSSIAAIGVDSNGGVANEETPFTLEHLGIQYINTKHKAENEALRIHKKGLPLVVVNPSVVVGPGDIYLASCGFIVMYCKRRYPGYIDGGVNLVGVEDVAEGHLLAAENGRPGERYVLANKDYSIKELFSLLEKVTGISSPKIKIPYIVALAGGYLTERLLRLPFSSFVLLDTDSVKATSLKWYFDSSKSIRELGFPQTSIEKTIEKTVEWFKENGYIR
- a CDS encoding OB-fold domain-containing protein, whose protein sequence is MGEIKENDEVLLPELFATDSAGRVRLVAGYYKESDSYTFPKYLVDPKSFSEDVEERFLSPTGTLHSYTIVRRSMPEFPVPYALALVDFPEKVRVMAQVETDNFDDLKIGNEMGVTVGTVRKTADGRDVKSYKFYTVKKAE